The Leclercia sp. S52 genome has a segment encoding these proteins:
- the edd gene encoding phosphogluconate dehydratase: MNSTLLRVTQRIVERSKKTRSAYLARIQQAKTDTVHRSQLACGNLAHGFAACQPEDKASLKSMLRNNIGIITSYNDMLSAHQPYETYPDIIRKALHQANAVGQVAGGVPAMCDGVTQGQDGMELSLLSREVIAMSAAVGLSHNMFDGALYLGVCDKIVPGLAMAALSFGHLPALFVPSGPMASGLANKEKVRIRQLYAEGKVDRMALLESEAASYHAPGTCTFYGTANTNQMVVEFMGMQLPGSSFVHPDAPLREALTAAAARQVTRLTGNGNEWMPLGKMVDEKVVVNGIVALLATGGSTNHTMHMVAMARAAGILINWDDFSDLSEVVPLMTRLYPNGPADINHFQAAGGVPVLMRELMKGGLLHEDVNTVAGFGLQRYTLEPWLNDGELDWREGAHASLDDSVIATFDKPFSHHGGTKVLNGNLGRAVMKTSAVPVENQIIEAPAVVFESQHDVLPAFEAGLLDKDCVVVVRHQGPKANGMPELHKLMPPLGVLLDRCFKIALVTDGRLSGASGKVPSAIHVTPEAYDGGLLAKVYDGDIIRVNGQTGELTLLVDEAVLAARKSHIPDLSASRVGTGREMFSALRENLSGAEQGATCITF, translated from the coding sequence ATGAATTCGACTTTGTTACGGGTAACACAGCGCATTGTTGAGCGCTCGAAAAAGACCCGCTCAGCCTACCTCGCTCGCATTCAGCAGGCGAAGACCGATACGGTCCATCGTTCGCAGCTGGCCTGCGGTAACCTGGCGCACGGCTTTGCTGCCTGTCAGCCGGAAGATAAAGCCTCGCTGAAAAGCATGCTGCGTAACAATATCGGCATCATCACCTCCTATAACGACATGCTTTCGGCGCACCAGCCGTATGAGACCTACCCGGATATCATTCGTAAAGCGCTGCACCAGGCCAATGCCGTGGGACAGGTCGCGGGCGGGGTGCCTGCGATGTGCGATGGCGTGACCCAGGGTCAGGACGGGATGGAACTCTCGCTGCTGAGCCGGGAAGTGATCGCCATGTCTGCCGCGGTAGGCCTGTCGCACAACATGTTTGACGGCGCGCTGTACCTCGGCGTGTGCGATAAGATCGTCCCGGGCCTGGCGATGGCGGCGCTGTCGTTTGGTCATCTTCCTGCGCTGTTCGTACCGTCAGGCCCGATGGCCAGCGGCCTGGCTAATAAAGAGAAAGTCCGCATTCGCCAGCTGTATGCCGAAGGCAAAGTGGATCGCATGGCGCTGCTGGAGTCAGAAGCCGCCTCCTACCACGCGCCGGGCACCTGCACCTTCTACGGCACCGCCAATACCAACCAGATGGTGGTTGAGTTTATGGGGATGCAGCTGCCGGGCTCGTCGTTTGTTCACCCGGATGCACCGCTGCGCGAGGCGCTGACCGCCGCCGCGGCGCGTCAGGTGACCCGTCTGACCGGTAACGGCAACGAGTGGATGCCGCTCGGGAAAATGGTCGACGAGAAGGTCGTGGTCAACGGTATCGTGGCCCTGCTGGCGACCGGCGGCTCTACCAACCACACCATGCACATGGTGGCGATGGCCCGTGCGGCAGGCATTCTGATCAACTGGGACGATTTCTCTGATCTGTCTGAAGTGGTGCCGCTGATGACCCGTCTCTACCCGAACGGCCCGGCGGATATTAACCACTTCCAGGCTGCGGGCGGCGTACCGGTACTGATGCGCGAGCTGATGAAGGGCGGCCTGCTGCACGAAGACGTCAACACGGTGGCCGGTTTCGGTCTGCAGCGTTACACCCTGGAGCCGTGGCTGAACGACGGCGAGCTGGACTGGCGTGAAGGGGCGCATGCCTCGCTGGACGACAGCGTGATCGCCACCTTCGACAAGCCTTTCTCTCACCACGGCGGCACCAAAGTGTTGAACGGCAACCTGGGTCGGGCAGTGATGAAGACCTCTGCGGTGCCGGTGGAAAACCAGATTATCGAAGCCCCGGCGGTTGTATTCGAGAGCCAGCATGACGTGCTGCCCGCCTTTGAAGCCGGTCTGCTGGACAAAGATTGCGTGGTTGTGGTCCGTCATCAGGGACCAAAAGCGAACGGCATGCCAGAATTACATAAACTAATGCCGCCACTTGGTGTATTATTGGACCGCTGTTTCAAAATTGCGTTAGTAACCGATGGACGCCTCTCCGGCGCATCAGGTAAAGTGCCTTCTGCCATCCATGTCACCCCGGAAGCTTACGACGGTGGATTGCTGGCAAAAGTATACGATGGCGACATCATCCGCGTTAACGGTCAGACCGGCGAGCTGACCTTACTGGTTGATGAGGCGGTGCTTGCCGCACGTAAGTCACATATTCCTGACCTGAGCGCATCGCGCGTGGGCACGGGGCGCGAAATGTTCAGTGCGCTGCGCGAGAACCTCTCGGGCGCAGAGCAGGGCGCGACCTGTATTACGTTTTAA
- the zwf gene encoding glucose-6-phosphate dehydrogenase, translating to MAVTQTAQACDLVIFGAKGDLARRKLLPSLYQLEKAGQIHPDTRILGVGRADWDKDAYTKVVREALETFMKEKIDESLWDTLSGRLDFCNLDVNDTSAFADLGAMLDQKNRVTINYFAMPPSTFGAICKGLGEAKLNAKPARVVMEKPLGTSLATSREINDQVGEYFEECQVYRIDHYLGKETVLNLLALRFANSLFVNNWDNRTIDHVEITVAEEVGIEGRWGYFDQAGQMRDMIQNHLLQILCMIAMAPPSDLSADSIRDEKVKVLKSLRRIDRSNVREKTVRGQYTAGFAQGKKVPGYLEEEGANKTSSTETFVAIRVDIDNWRWAGVPFYLRTGKRLPAKCSEVVVYFKNPELNLFKESWQELPQNKLTIRLQPDEGVDIQVLNKVPGLDHKHNLQTTKLDLSYSETFNQNHLADAYERLLLETMRGIQALFVRRDEVEEAWKWVDSITEAWAADQDAPKPYQAGTWGPVASVAMITRDGRSWNEFE from the coding sequence ATGGCGGTAACGCAAACAGCCCAGGCATGTGACCTGGTCATTTTCGGCGCGAAAGGCGATCTTGCACGCCGGAAATTGCTGCCTTCCCTGTATCAACTGGAAAAAGCGGGTCAAATCCACCCGGATACACGCATCCTGGGCGTGGGTCGTGCCGACTGGGATAAAGACGCGTATACCAAAGTGGTGCGCGAAGCGCTGGAAACTTTCATGAAGGAGAAGATCGATGAAAGTTTGTGGGATACGCTGAGTGGACGTCTCGATTTCTGCAACCTCGACGTGAACGACACGTCGGCCTTTGCCGATCTGGGCGCCATGCTCGATCAGAAAAATCGCGTCACCATTAACTATTTCGCCATGCCGCCAAGCACTTTTGGCGCCATCTGCAAAGGGCTGGGCGAGGCCAAACTGAACGCCAAGCCGGCACGCGTGGTCATGGAGAAGCCGCTGGGTACCTCGCTGGCCACTTCCCGTGAAATTAACGACCAGGTCGGTGAATACTTCGAAGAGTGCCAGGTCTACCGTATCGACCACTATCTGGGTAAAGAGACGGTCCTGAACCTGCTGGCGCTGCGCTTTGCCAACTCCCTGTTCGTCAATAACTGGGATAACCGCACCATCGACCACGTGGAGATCACCGTGGCGGAAGAGGTGGGGATTGAAGGGCGCTGGGGTTACTTTGACCAGGCCGGTCAGATGCGCGACATGATCCAGAACCACCTGCTGCAAATCCTCTGCATGATCGCCATGGCACCGCCGTCAGATCTCTCTGCCGACAGCATTCGCGATGAGAAGGTGAAAGTGCTGAAGTCCCTGCGCCGCATCGATCGCTCCAACGTGCGTGAGAAAACCGTCCGCGGTCAGTACACCGCCGGTTTCGCCCAGGGTAAAAAAGTGCCGGGCTATCTGGAAGAAGAGGGTGCGAATAAAACCAGCAGCACCGAAACGTTCGTCGCCATCCGTGTGGATATCGACAACTGGCGTTGGGCGGGTGTGCCGTTCTACCTGCGCACCGGTAAACGTCTGCCAGCAAAATGCTCTGAAGTGGTTGTCTACTTCAAGAACCCGGAGCTGAACCTGTTCAAAGAGTCCTGGCAGGAGCTGCCGCAGAATAAACTGACCATCCGTCTGCAGCCGGACGAAGGCGTGGATATTCAGGTGCTGAACAAGGTGCCTGGCCTCGATCACAAACACAACCTGCAGACCACCAAGCTGGATCTGAGCTACTCCGAAACCTTCAACCAGAACCATCTGGCGGATGCGTACGAACGTCTGCTTCTGGAAACCATGCGTGGGATCCAGGCGCTGTTTGTGCGCCGTGACGAAGTGGAAGAGGCGTGGAAATGGGTCGACTCCATTACCGAAGCCTGGGCTGCGGATCAGGATGCACCAAAACCGTATCAGGCGGGTACCTGGGGACCGGTTGCCTCTGTGGCAATGATCACCCGTGACGGCCGCTCCTGGAACGAGTTTGAGTAA
- a CDS encoding MurR/RpiR family transcriptional regulator — protein MKSFPPMSAVLIMNMLEKIQFQLEHLSKSERKVAEVILAAPAQAIHSSIATLAQESGVSEPTVNRFCRSMETRGYPDFKLHLAQSLANGTPYVNRNVDEDDSVEAYTGKIFESAMATLDQVRQSLDMGSVNRAVDLLTQAKKIAFFGLGSSAAVAHDAMNKFFRFNVPVIYSDDIVLQRMSCMNCNEDDVVVLISHTGRTKSLVELAQLARENDAMVIALTTTGTPLAREATLAITLDVPEDTDIYMPMVSRLAQLTVIDVLATGFTLRRGAKFRDNLKRVKEALKESRFDKELFIKGEVP, from the coding sequence ATGAAATCGTTTCCACCGATGAGCGCCGTGTTAATAATGAACATGCTGGAAAAAATCCAGTTTCAACTGGAACACCTTAGCAAATCCGAGCGAAAAGTGGCTGAAGTAATTCTCGCCGCCCCCGCTCAGGCCATTCATTCCAGCATCGCCACTCTGGCCCAGGAGTCGGGGGTCAGCGAACCGACCGTCAACCGCTTCTGCCGCAGCATGGAGACGCGTGGCTATCCTGATTTTAAACTGCATCTGGCGCAAAGTCTGGCTAACGGCACTCCCTATGTAAACCGCAATGTCGATGAAGACGACAGCGTGGAGGCCTACACTGGCAAAATTTTCGAATCGGCGATGGCAACGCTGGACCAGGTCCGGCAGTCGCTGGATATGGGTTCCGTTAACCGGGCCGTCGATCTGCTGACTCAGGCGAAGAAAATTGCCTTCTTTGGCCTCGGATCGTCCGCCGCCGTCGCCCACGATGCAATGAATAAATTTTTTCGTTTCAATGTCCCGGTTATCTATTCCGACGACATCGTGCTGCAACGCATGAGCTGTATGAATTGTAACGAAGATGACGTGGTGGTGCTGATATCGCATACTGGCCGCACCAAAAGTCTGGTCGAGCTGGCCCAGCTGGCGCGTGAAAACGATGCCATGGTGATCGCCCTCACCACCACTGGTACGCCGCTGGCGCGTGAAGCGACGCTGGCGATCACCCTCGACGTGCCGGAAGACACCGATATCTACATGCCGATGGTGTCACGTCTGGCGCAGCTGACCGTCATCGACGTGCTGGCTACCGGCTTTACCCTGCGTCGCGGGGCGAAATTCAGAGATAACTTGAAGCGCGTCAAAGAAGCGCTCAAGGAATCGCGTTTTGATAAAGAATTGTTCATCAAGGGTGAAGTTCCCTGA
- the pyk gene encoding pyruvate kinase — protein MSRRLRRTKIVTTLGPATDRDNNLEKIIAAGANVVRMNFSHGTPEDHKLRADKVREIAAKLGRHVAILGDLQGPKIRVSTFKEGKVFLNIGDKFLLDANLSKGEGDKEKVGIDYKGLPADVVPGDILLLDDGRVQLKVLEVQGMKVFTEVTVGGPLSNNKGINKLGGGLSAEALTEKDKADILTAAEIGVDYLAVSFPRCGEDLNYARRLARDAGCDAKIVAKVERAEAVCSQDAMDDIILASDVVMVARGDLGVEIGDPELVGIQKALIRRARQLNRSVITATQMMESMITNPMPTRAEVMDVANAVLDGTDAVMLSAETAAGQYPAETVAAMARVCLGAEKIPSINVSKHRLDIQFDNVEEAIAMSAMYAANHLKGVTAIITMTESGRTALMTSRISSGLPIFAMSRHERTLNLTALYRGVTPVFFDSTSDGVAAANDAVNLLRDKGYLVSGDIVIVTQGDVMSTIGSTNTTRVMTVE, from the coding sequence ATGTCCAGAAGGCTTCGCAGAACCAAGATCGTTACCACCTTAGGCCCGGCTACTGACCGCGATAATAACCTCGAGAAAATCATCGCTGCAGGCGCCAACGTGGTACGTATGAACTTCTCTCACGGAACACCGGAAGATCATAAATTACGTGCGGATAAGGTCCGTGAGATCGCGGCAAAACTGGGACGTCATGTAGCTATCCTCGGCGACCTGCAGGGTCCCAAAATCCGTGTATCCACCTTCAAAGAGGGCAAAGTTTTCCTCAATATCGGTGACAAATTCCTGCTCGACGCCAACCTGAGCAAAGGCGAAGGCGATAAAGAGAAAGTGGGCATCGACTATAAAGGCCTGCCTGCCGACGTGGTACCGGGCGATATCCTGCTGCTCGACGACGGTCGCGTTCAGCTGAAAGTGCTGGAAGTTCAGGGCATGAAGGTGTTCACCGAAGTGACCGTTGGCGGCCCGCTCTCCAACAATAAAGGCATTAACAAACTGGGCGGCGGTCTCTCTGCTGAAGCCCTGACCGAAAAAGACAAAGCCGATATCCTTACCGCGGCCGAGATCGGCGTTGACTATCTGGCCGTCTCCTTCCCGCGCTGCGGCGAAGATCTGAACTACGCCCGCCGTCTGGCGCGCGACGCAGGTTGTGATGCCAAAATCGTTGCCAAAGTGGAACGTGCTGAAGCGGTCTGCAGCCAGGACGCGATGGATGACATCATCCTCGCCTCTGACGTGGTGATGGTGGCCCGTGGTGACCTGGGCGTTGAGATTGGCGACCCGGAACTGGTCGGGATCCAGAAGGCGCTGATCCGCCGTGCCCGTCAGCTTAACCGCTCCGTGATCACCGCGACCCAGATGATGGAGTCGATGATCACCAACCCAATGCCGACCCGTGCGGAAGTGATGGACGTGGCGAACGCCGTGCTCGACGGTACCGATGCGGTAATGCTGTCAGCCGAAACCGCAGCCGGCCAGTACCCTGCGGAAACCGTGGCCGCGATGGCGCGCGTCTGCCTGGGTGCAGAGAAGATCCCAAGCATCAACGTCTCCAAGCACCGTCTGGACATTCAGTTCGACAACGTGGAAGAAGCGATTGCGATGTCGGCGATGTATGCCGCCAACCACCTGAAAGGCGTAACCGCGATCATCACCATGACCGAATCCGGCCGTACCGCGCTGATGACCTCGCGTATCAGCTCCGGCCTGCCGATCTTTGCTATGTCCCGTCATGAGCGCACCCTGAACCTGACCGCACTGTATCGCGGCGTGACGCCGGTGTTCTTCGACAGCACCAGCGACGGCGTGGCTGCGGCGAACGATGCCGTGAACCTGCTGCGCGATAAAGGCTATCTGGTTTCCGGTGATATCGTCATCGTGACTCAGGGCGATGTGATGAGCACCATCGGTTCAACCAACACCACTCGCGTGATGACCGTCGAATAA
- the lpxM gene encoding lauroyl-Kdo(2)-lipid IV(A) myristoyltransferase (LpxM is lauroyl-Kdo(2)-lipid IV(A) myristoyltransferase, an enzyme characterized in Escherichia coli and involved in biosynthesis of the form of lipid A found in that species and some closely related species.), whose protein sequence is METQKNNSEYIPEFEKSFRHPRFWGAWLGVYAFAGIAMLPASVRDPLLGKVGRLAGKLGKSARRRAQINLFYCFPEKSEAEREAIIDEMFTTAPQAMAMMGELALRGPEKVASRVDWKGLEIVEEMRRNDEKVIFLVPHGWGVDIPAMLMASQGQKMAAMFHNQGNKVFDYVWNTVRRRFGGRLHARNDGIKPFIKSVRQGYWGYYLPDQDHGPEHSEFVDFFATYKATLPAIGRLMKVCQARVVPLFPIYDGKTHRLTIEVRPPMDDLLTADDNTIARRMNEEVEILVGPHAEQYTWILKLLKTRKPGEKEPYKRKELYPKK, encoded by the coding sequence ATGGAAACCCAAAAAAACAACAGTGAGTACATTCCTGAATTTGAGAAATCCTTTCGTCATCCGCGCTTCTGGGGCGCCTGGCTGGGTGTGTATGCCTTTGCCGGTATTGCGATGCTTCCCGCGTCCGTGCGCGATCCGCTGCTTGGTAAAGTGGGGCGTCTGGCCGGCAAGCTGGGTAAAAGCGCCCGCCGTCGCGCGCAGATAAATCTCTTCTACTGCTTCCCGGAGAAGAGTGAGGCGGAGCGTGAGGCGATCATTGATGAGATGTTTACCACCGCGCCGCAGGCGATGGCGATGATGGGTGAGCTGGCGTTACGCGGGCCGGAAAAAGTCGCCAGCCGCGTTGACTGGAAAGGGCTGGAGATCGTCGAGGAGATGCGTCGCAACGATGAGAAGGTGATCTTCCTGGTACCCCACGGCTGGGGCGTGGATATTCCTGCGATGCTGATGGCGTCGCAGGGACAGAAAATGGCGGCGATGTTCCATAATCAGGGGAACAAGGTCTTCGATTATGTGTGGAATACGGTGCGTCGTCGCTTTGGCGGCCGCCTGCATGCCCGTAATGACGGCATCAAACCTTTTATCAAGTCCGTACGTCAGGGCTACTGGGGCTACTATCTCCCGGACCAGGATCACGGGCCGGAACACAGCGAGTTTGTTGATTTCTTTGCCACCTACAAGGCGACGCTGCCCGCCATTGGCCGGTTGATGAAGGTATGCCAGGCGCGGGTGGTCCCGTTATTCCCGATTTACGATGGCAAAACGCATCGCCTGACGATTGAAGTACGCCCGCCGATGGACGATCTGCTCACCGCCGACGATAACACCATTGCACGCCGAATGAACGAAGAGGTGGAGATTCTGGTGGGGCCGCATGCGGAGCAGTACACCTGGATCCTGAAGCTGCTGAAGACGCGCAAGCCTGGCGAGAAAGAGCCGTACAAGCGCAAAGAGCTGTATCCAAAGAAATAA
- the mepM gene encoding murein DD-endopeptidase MepM, with translation MQQIARSVALAFNNLPRPHRVMLGSLTVLTLAVAVWRPYIYHPNSAPVIKTIELEKSEIRSLLPEASEPIDQAPQEEEAIPQDELDDKTEAEVGVHEYVVSTGDTLSSVLNQYGIEMGEISQLAAADKDLRNLKIGQQLSWTLTDSGDLQRLTWEVSRRETRTYDRAENGFKMSSEMQQGDWVNSAIKGTLGGGSFVASAREAGLTSGEISSVIKAMQWQMDFRKLKKGDSYSVLMSREMLDGKREQSQLLGVRLRSDGKDYYAIRAEDGKFYDRNGTGLAKGFLRFPTSKQFRVSSNFNPRRLNPVTGRVAPHRGVDFAMPQGTPVLAVGDGEVVMAKRSGAAGYYVAVRHGRTYTTRYMHLRKLLVKPGQKVKRGDRIALSGNTGRSTGPHLHYEVWINQQAVNPLTAKLPRTEGLTGKDRSDYLAQVKEVIPQLSID, from the coding sequence GTGCAACAGATAGCCCGCTCTGTCGCCCTGGCATTTAATAATTTGCCCCGGCCCCACCGCGTCATGCTGGGGTCGCTTACTGTTCTCACCTTAGCGGTCGCCGTCTGGCGGCCCTATATTTACCACCCAAATTCTGCCCCTGTTATTAAAACCATTGAGCTGGAAAAGAGTGAAATTCGCTCTCTTTTACCTGAAGCCAGTGAACCTATCGATCAGGCCCCGCAGGAAGAAGAAGCGATTCCCCAGGATGAGCTTGACGATAAAACCGAAGCCGAAGTGGGCGTACATGAATATGTCGTCTCTACCGGGGATACGTTAAGCAGCGTTCTGAATCAGTACGGCATTGAAATGGGCGAGATCAGCCAGCTTGCCGCAGCCGATAAAGATCTGCGTAACCTGAAAATTGGTCAACAGCTCTCCTGGACTCTGACCGATAGTGGCGATTTACAGCGCCTGACCTGGGAAGTCTCCCGTCGTGAAACCCGCACCTACGATCGTGCTGAAAACGGTTTCAAGATGAGCAGTGAAATGCAGCAGGGCGACTGGGTTAATAGCGCCATCAAAGGCACCTTAGGCGGCGGTAGCTTCGTTGCCAGCGCGCGTGAGGCGGGGCTGACCAGCGGTGAAATCAGTTCAGTGATTAAAGCCATGCAGTGGCAGATGGACTTCCGTAAGCTGAAAAAAGGCGATTCCTACTCGGTGCTGATGTCCCGCGAAATGCTGGACGGCAAGCGTGAGCAGAGCCAGCTGCTTGGGGTTCGTTTACGCTCTGACGGGAAAGATTACTATGCGATCCGCGCCGAAGACGGCAAATTCTACGATCGCAACGGGACCGGGCTGGCGAAAGGCTTCTTACGCTTCCCGACCTCGAAACAGTTCCGCGTCTCCTCGAACTTTAACCCGCGTCGTCTGAACCCGGTTACCGGCCGCGTGGCCCCGCACCGCGGTGTGGATTTCGCCATGCCGCAGGGGACACCCGTTCTGGCGGTAGGTGATGGCGAAGTGGTCATGGCAAAACGCAGCGGTGCGGCGGGTTATTACGTTGCCGTGCGTCACGGACGTACCTACACCACCCGCTATATGCACCTGCGTAAGCTGCTGGTGAAGCCGGGTCAGAAGGTGAAGCGTGGCGATCGCATTGCCCTGTCGGGCAACACCGGTCGTTCTACCGGTCCGCATCTGCACTATGAAGTGTGGATCAACCAGCAGGCGGTTAACCCGTTAACGGCGAAGCTGCCGCGTACCGAAGGGCTGACCGGCAAAGACCGTAGCGATTACCTGGCGCAGGTCAAAGAGGTTATTCCGCAGCTCAGTATTGATTAA
- the znuA gene encoding zinc ABC transporter substrate-binding protein ZnuA yields MLQKNTLLFAALSAALWGSTAQDVNAAVVASLKPLGFIASAIADGVTETQVLLPDGASEHDYSLRPSDVKRLQNADLVVWIGPEMEAFMQKSANQLPPAKQVSIANLPGVKPLLMKGSDDDDHDHDHGSAEGEKGDEHHHHGEYNMHLWLSPEIARLSAVAIHEKLVELMPQSRAKLDANLKDFEAQLAATDKQVGTELAPLKGKGYFVFHDAYGYYEKHYGLTPLDHFTVNPEIQPGAQRLHEIRTQLVEQKASCVFAEPQFRPAVVEAVARGTSVRMGTLDPLGTSIQLSKASYSQFLSQLANQYASCLKGD; encoded by the coding sequence ATGTTACAGAAAAATACGCTTCTTTTCGCAGCATTATCCGCTGCCCTTTGGGGTTCAACAGCACAAGATGTTAACGCCGCCGTCGTCGCTTCGCTTAAACCGCTCGGTTTTATCGCTTCCGCTATCGCAGACGGGGTGACCGAAACCCAGGTTTTATTGCCTGATGGTGCTTCTGAACACGATTATTCCCTGCGTCCTTCGGATGTAAAACGCTTACAAAACGCGGACTTAGTGGTATGGATTGGTCCGGAGATGGAAGCCTTCATGCAGAAGTCGGCAAATCAGTTGCCGCCGGCAAAACAGGTTAGCATCGCTAATCTTCCGGGTGTGAAACCGCTTCTCATGAAAGGGTCTGATGATGACGATCATGACCACGATCACGGGAGTGCTGAAGGGGAAAAAGGTGACGAGCATCACCATCACGGTGAGTACAATATGCACCTTTGGCTTTCCCCAGAAATAGCGCGCCTGTCGGCGGTTGCAATCCATGAAAAATTAGTGGAACTTATGCCGCAAAGTCGAGCCAAACTTGACGCCAACCTGAAGGATTTTGAGGCACAACTTGCCGCAACCGACAAGCAGGTGGGTACCGAGCTCGCACCACTGAAAGGTAAAGGATATTTCGTTTTTCATGATGCCTATGGCTACTACGAAAAACACTACGGTCTCACGCCGCTTGACCATTTCACCGTCAATCCAGAGATTCAACCCGGTGCGCAGCGTTTACATGAAATCAGAACACAGTTGGTTGAGCAGAAAGCGTCCTGCGTTTTTGCTGAGCCACAGTTCAGGCCAGCGGTCGTTGAAGCCGTGGCAAGGGGTACGTCCGTGCGTATGGGCACCCTTGACCCACTGGGAACCTCTATCCAGTTGAGCAAAGCGAGCTATTCGCAGTTCCTCAGCCAACTGGCGAACCAGTATGCGAGCTGCCTGAAAGGAGATTAA
- the znuC gene encoding zinc ABC transporter ATP-binding protein ZnuC: protein MTNLVSLENISVSFGQRRVLSDVSLDLKPGKILTLLGPNGAGKSTLVRVVLGLVAPDSGLIKRDRQLRIGYVPQKLHLDATLPLTVSRFLRLRPATRKDDILPALKRVQAGHLIDAPLQKLSGGETQRVLLARALLNKPQLLVLDEPTQGVDVNGQVALYDLIDQLRKELDCAVLMVSHDLHLVMAKTDEVLCLNHHICCSGTPEVVSMHPEFISMFGPRGAEQLGIYRHHHNHRHDLQGRIVLRRGNGNS from the coding sequence ATGACGAATCTGGTATCTCTCGAAAATATTTCGGTTTCATTTGGTCAGCGCCGCGTCCTCTCTGACGTTTCGCTGGATTTGAAACCCGGTAAAATTCTGACACTGCTTGGCCCCAATGGCGCGGGGAAATCGACGCTGGTGCGCGTGGTGCTGGGGCTGGTAGCACCCGACAGCGGCCTTATCAAGCGTGACCGACAGCTGCGCATCGGCTATGTGCCGCAGAAGCTGCATCTCGACGCTACCCTGCCGCTGACGGTGAGCCGTTTTCTGCGTCTGCGTCCCGCGACGCGTAAAGACGATATTCTGCCGGCGCTGAAGCGGGTGCAGGCCGGGCATCTGATCGACGCGCCCCTGCAAAAGCTCTCCGGCGGCGAGACCCAGCGCGTGCTGCTGGCCCGCGCCCTGCTCAACAAGCCGCAGCTGCTGGTGCTCGACGAGCCGACCCAGGGGGTGGACGTCAACGGCCAGGTGGCGCTGTATGACCTTATCGATCAGCTGCGCAAAGAGCTGGACTGCGCCGTGCTGATGGTATCCCACGACCTGCATCTGGTGATGGCAAAAACGGACGAAGTGCTCTGTCTGAACCATCACATCTGCTGCTCTGGCACACCGGAAGTGGTCTCCATGCACCCGGAGTTTATCTCGATGTTTGGCCCTCGCGGTGCCGAACAGCTGGGCATTTATCGCCATCATCACAACCACCGCCATGATTTGCAGGGACGCATTGTCCTGCGCCGGGGAAACGGTAACTCATGA
- the znuB gene encoding zinc ABC transporter permease subunit ZnuB has translation MIELLLPGWLAGMMLACAAGPLGSFVVWRRMSYFGDTLAHASLLGVAFGLLLDVNPFYAVIAVTLLLAAGLVWLEKRPHLAVDTLLGIMAHSALSLGLVVVSLMSNIRVDLMAYLFGDLLAVTPDDLIAIAIGVVIVLAVLLWQWRNLLAMTISPDLAFVDGVKLQRVKLLLMLVTALTIGVAMKFVGALIITSLLIIPAATARRFARTPEQMASVAVGVGMIAVTGGLTFSAFYDTPAGPSVVLCAAALFIFSMMKKPAS, from the coding sequence ATGATTGAATTATTATTGCCCGGCTGGCTGGCCGGGATGATGCTTGCCTGCGCGGCGGGTCCACTGGGCTCGTTTGTCGTCTGGCGTCGGATGTCCTATTTTGGCGATACCCTCGCCCACGCCTCCCTGCTGGGTGTGGCCTTTGGCTTATTGCTGGATGTAAATCCGTTCTACGCGGTGATTGCGGTGACGCTGCTGCTGGCCGCCGGTCTGGTATGGCTGGAAAAGCGCCCGCATCTGGCGGTGGATACGCTGCTCGGGATCATGGCGCACAGCGCCCTGTCGCTGGGTCTGGTGGTGGTCAGCCTGATGTCCAACATCCGCGTGGATCTGATGGCCTATCTGTTTGGCGACCTGCTGGCGGTGACGCCGGACGATCTCATTGCCATCGCCATCGGAGTGGTGATCGTGCTGGCTGTCCTGCTCTGGCAGTGGCGTAACCTGCTGGCGATGACTATCAGCCCGGATTTAGCCTTTGTGGATGGCGTAAAGCTGCAGCGCGTCAAACTGCTGCTGATGCTGGTGACGGCGCTGACCATTGGCGTGGCGATGAAGTTTGTCGGAGCGTTGATTATTACGTCGCTGCTGATTATTCCCGCCGCCACCGCGCGTCGTTTTGCCCGCACGCCGGAGCAGATGGCCAGCGTGGCCGTGGGGGTCGGAATGATTGCCGTGACCGGCGGGTTAACCTTCTCGGCGTTTTACGACACCCCTGCCGGACCGTCGGTGGTGCTCTGTGCGGCAGCGCTGTTTATCTTCAGCATGATGAAGAAGCCTGCCAGCTGA